In the bacterium genome, one interval contains:
- a CDS encoding HIT domain-containing protein — translation METHLFIPDKLSYVKGNKPKVKCILCAINKRNPKVTKLDIYHTKHFIISLNLYPYNPGHLMIFPKKHLIDPRQLSDDQVLELNNLTTMTLNIIEKLYSPSGFNVGYNIGYVSGASIEHLHLHIIPRYRNEIGLIDIVGKARVIIEDPNETLKKFKEAFLKTEARS, via the coding sequence ATGGAAACACATCTATTTATCCCGGATAAACTATCCTATGTAAAAGGAAATAAACCAAAGGTAAAATGTATCTTATGTGCGATTAATAAAAGAAACCCAAAGGTAACGAAACTTGATATTTATCACACAAAGCATTTTATCATCTCGCTTAATCTCTATCCATATAATCCAGGACATTTAATGATTTTCCCGAAAAAGCATCTAATCGACCCAAGACAACTCAGCGATGACCAGGTATTAGAACTTAATAATTTAACAACGATGACATTAAATATTATCGAAAAACTTTATTCTCCGTCAGGATTTAATGTTGGTTATAACATAGGTTATGTCAGTGGAGCAAGTATTGAACATCTTCATCTTCACATCATTCCAAGATACAGAAATGAGATTGGACTTATTGATATTGTAGGTAAGGCACGAGTCATTATCGAAGACCCAAATGAAACGCTGAAGAAGTTTAAAGAGGCATTTCTAAAGACAGAGGCGAGAAGTTAG